From a single Canis aureus isolate CA01 chromosome 5, VMU_Caureus_v.1.0, whole genome shotgun sequence genomic region:
- the SFN gene encoding 14-3-3 protein sigma, producing MERASLIQKAKLAEQAERYEDMAAFMKSAVEKGEELSCEERNLLSVAYKNVVGGQRAAWRVLSSIEQKGNEESSEEKGPEVREYREKVETELRGVCDTVLGLLDSHLIKEAGDAESRVFYLKMKGDYYRYLAEVATGDDKKRIIDSARSAYQEAMDISKKEMPPTNPIRLGLALNFSVFHYEIANSPEEAISLAKTTFDEAMADLHTLSEDSYKDSTLIMQLLRDNLTLWTADNAGEEGGEAPEEPQS from the coding sequence ATGGAGAGAGCCAGTCTGATCCAGAAGGCCAAGTTGGCAGAACAGGCTGAGCGCTACGAGGACATGGCAGCCTTCATGAAGAGCGCCGTGGAAAAGGGTGAGGAGCTGTCCTGCGAAGAGCGAAACCTGCTCTCGGTGGCCTACAAGAACGTGGTGGGGGGCCAGAGGGCTGCCTGGAGGGTCCTGTCCAGTATCGAGCAGAAAGGCAATGAGGAGAGCTCGGAAGAGAAGGGCCCGGAGGTGCGAGAGTACCGGGAGAAGGTGGAGACCGAGCTCCGGGGCGTGTGTGACACGGTGCTGGGCCTGCTGGACAGCCACCTCATCAAGGAGGCCGGGGATGCCGAAAGTCGAGTCTTCTACCTGAAGATGAAGGGCGACTACTACCGCTACCTGGCCGAGGTGGCCACTGGTGACGACAAGAAGCGCATCATTGACTCAGCCCGGTCCGCCTACCAGGAGGCCATGGACATCAGCAAGAAGGAGATGCCACCCACCAACCCCATCCGCCTGGGCCTGGCCCTGAACTTTTCTGTCTTCCACTACGAGATCGCCAACAGCCCCGAGGAGGCCATCTCACTGGCCAAGACCACCTTCGACGAGGCCATGGCTGACCTGCACACCCTCAGCGAGGACTCCTACAAAGACAGCACCCTCATCATGCAGCTGCTGAGAGACAACCTGACGCTGTGGACCGCCGACAACGCCGGGGAAGAGGGGGGCGAGGCTCCCGAGGAACCCCAGAGCTGA